One segment of Eschrichtius robustus isolate mEscRob2 chromosome 3, mEscRob2.pri, whole genome shotgun sequence DNA contains the following:
- the C3H1orf43 gene encoding protein C1orf43 homolog isoform X3, with amino-acid sequence MASGSNWLSGVNVVLVMAYGSLVFVLLFIFVKRQIMRFAMKSRRGPHVPVGHNAPKDLKEEIDIRLSRVQDIKYEPQLLADDDARLLQLETQGNQNCYNYLYRMKALDAIRASEIPFHAEGRHPRSLMGKNFRSYLLDLRNTSTPFKGVRKALIDTLLDGYETARYGTGVFGQSEYLRYQEALSELATV; translated from the exons ATGGCGTCCGGCAGTAACTGGCTGTCCGGCGTGAATGTCGTGCTGGTGATGGCCTACGGGAGCCTG GTGTTTGTACTGCTATTTATTTTTGTGAAGAGGCAAATCATGCGCTTTGCAATGAAATCCCGAAGGGGACCTCATGTCCCTGTGGGACACAATGCCCCCAAG GACTTAAAAGAGGAGATTGATATCCGACTATCCAGGGTTCAGGATATCAAATATGAACCTCAGCTCCTTGCAGATGATGACGCAAGACTGCTACAGCTGGAAACCCAGGGAAATCAAA ATTGCTACAACTATCTATACAGGATGAAAGCTCTGGATGCCATCCGTGCCTCTG AGATCCCATTTCATGCTGAAGGCCGGCATCCCCGTTCCTTAATGGGCAAGAATTTCCGCTCCTACCTGCTAGATCTTCGAAACACTAGTACTCCTTTCAAGGGTGTGCGCAAGGCCCTCATTGATACCCTGCTGGATGGCTATGAGACAGCCCGCTATGGGACAGGG GTCTTTGGCCAGAGTGAGTACCTGCGCTATCAGGAGGCCCTGAGTGAGCTGGCCACAGTGTGA
- the C3H1orf43 gene encoding protein C1orf43 homolog isoform X1, which produces MASGSNWLSGVNVVLVMAYGSLVFVLLFIFVKRQIMRFAMKSRRGPHVPVGHNAPKDLKEEIDIRLSRVQDIKYEPQLLADDDARLLQLETQGNQNCYNYLYRMKALDAIRASEIPFHAEGRHPRSLMGKNFRSYLLDLRNTSTPFKGVRKALIDTLLDGYETARYGTGVFGQSEYLRYQEALSELATVVKARSGSSQRQHQSAAKDLTQSPEVSPTTIQVTYLPSSQKSKRAKHFLELKSFKDNYNTLESTL; this is translated from the exons ATGGCGTCCGGCAGTAACTGGCTGTCCGGCGTGAATGTCGTGCTGGTGATGGCCTACGGGAGCCTG GTGTTTGTACTGCTATTTATTTTTGTGAAGAGGCAAATCATGCGCTTTGCAATGAAATCCCGAAGGGGACCTCATGTCCCTGTGGGACACAATGCCCCCAAG GACTTAAAAGAGGAGATTGATATCCGACTATCCAGGGTTCAGGATATCAAATATGAACCTCAGCTCCTTGCAGATGATGACGCAAGACTGCTACAGCTGGAAACCCAGGGAAATCAAA ATTGCTACAACTATCTATACAGGATGAAAGCTCTGGATGCCATCCGTGCCTCTG AGATCCCATTTCATGCTGAAGGCCGGCATCCCCGTTCCTTAATGGGCAAGAATTTCCGCTCCTACCTGCTAGATCTTCGAAACACTAGTACTCCTTTCAAGGGTGTGCGCAAGGCCCTCATTGATACCCTGCTGGATGGCTATGAGACAGCCCGCTATGGGACAGGG GTCTTTGGCCAGAGTGAGTACCTGCGCTATCAGGAGGCCCTGAGTGAGCTGGCCACAGT GGTCAAAGCCCGAAGTGGGAGCTCTCAGCGACAACATCAGTCAGCAGCCAAAGACCTAACCCAGTCTCCTGAAGTCTCCCCAACAACCATCCAGGTGACATACCTCCCCTCCAGTCAGAAGAGTAAACGTGCCAAGCACTTCCTCGAATTGAAGAGCTTTAAGGACAACTATAACACACTGGAGAGTACTCTGTGA
- the C3H1orf43 gene encoding protein C1orf43 homolog isoform X2 — protein MASGSNWLSGVNVVLVMAYGSLDLKEEIDIRLSRVQDIKYEPQLLADDDARLLQLETQGNQNCYNYLYRMKALDAIRASEIPFHAEGRHPRSLMGKNFRSYLLDLRNTSTPFKGVRKALIDTLLDGYETARYGTGVFGQSEYLRYQEALSELATVVKARSGSSQRQHQSAAKDLTQSPEVSPTTIQVTYLPSSQKSKRAKHFLELKSFKDNYNTLESTL, from the exons ATGGCGTCCGGCAGTAACTGGCTGTCCGGCGTGAATGTCGTGCTGGTGATGGCCTACGGGAGCCTG GACTTAAAAGAGGAGATTGATATCCGACTATCCAGGGTTCAGGATATCAAATATGAACCTCAGCTCCTTGCAGATGATGACGCAAGACTGCTACAGCTGGAAACCCAGGGAAATCAAA ATTGCTACAACTATCTATACAGGATGAAAGCTCTGGATGCCATCCGTGCCTCTG AGATCCCATTTCATGCTGAAGGCCGGCATCCCCGTTCCTTAATGGGCAAGAATTTCCGCTCCTACCTGCTAGATCTTCGAAACACTAGTACTCCTTTCAAGGGTGTGCGCAAGGCCCTCATTGATACCCTGCTGGATGGCTATGAGACAGCCCGCTATGGGACAGGG GTCTTTGGCCAGAGTGAGTACCTGCGCTATCAGGAGGCCCTGAGTGAGCTGGCCACAGT GGTCAAAGCCCGAAGTGGGAGCTCTCAGCGACAACATCAGTCAGCAGCCAAAGACCTAACCCAGTCTCCTGAAGTCTCCCCAACAACCATCCAGGTGACATACCTCCCCTCCAGTCAGAAGAGTAAACGTGCCAAGCACTTCCTCGAATTGAAGAGCTTTAAGGACAACTATAACACACTGGAGAGTACTCTGTGA